The Trypanosoma brucei brucei TREU927 chromosome 9, whole genome shotgun sequence genome includes a window with the following:
- a CDS encoding adenosine monophosphate deaminase, putative (similar to AMP deaminase 2 (EC 3.5.4.6) (AMP deaminase isoform L) (Swiss-Prot:Q01433) (Homo sapiens)), whose product MEQQVSNRGSNSDPPASSQCEEETKQHEVSETTFCGSEFAEGSGGTLLQTVAPDAPSVRSCGSHQVPSSSKGAPFASRAQALMSGAASVVAPLSVHSGSQHTSRKGNTHNLARLAVKHNLYAVQLDGDSGGIEMQAASQYLLRAVTTREKYKSVDKGQKEGTGRLVPPVVFSFETGVAQFTDQKTEVLPWEQFYDDVIELCATMQHPDCRRACSQRLQVLEEKYNLYKLCSSNVENPDHHRHDVGVFSDCTKVDNSVYLSCMVNSELLREYIQDKVEYCGSDEVRYSADKTEVHTLSTTCDQLGFTEVEQLTIEGLGLSPPNEKQRYHYDPLDLELNRTGRNCAELLQLFLTHNTLNKGKYFAEIVKPTLSENEQRMRNPQATECIVELCGTSAEDWEQLAAWAQEHNLLRMWHNRWFVALPRRRIRSDSTKDALENHQQHLENIFLPLFTATLAPEDPKNASIVALLQNLGGFVIVSDEEERNSTFERKLRRPVEVPWSENVCDLYFAYHVWANLCSLNALRRRKGLNTLQLRAFAGNRDGQIDVLVYSYLLCDSLVNGVLLEHNPVLQYLYGAGKIGLVMMPLCNNGMGLPYMQNPFPVFFRRGLLVTLTTNQPLLFHHSKEPLIEEYGTASKLFQLSGTDACEIALNSVIVSSFPADVKALWLGDSFLQEGIQGNMLEFSKVPTCRLVLRQELWQTELNIIHQAAVRNTRGKRGAFPLPTLLSTPPPLMASGSHAGDSTEVEPSGVTLQQAVTMMQSSQMPFLARDPHTDFPRVVFLGPLERDPSDTLVVTLLHRALQLRSQYVRQHNIRDVDGRVLRSDDIEHAFRRDDTFDEDEWMFKTVEGVVVPHEVHQIPRLPKDMFHFDDFRQHVQELRAMLENAHVRNFATRRLNLLERKFMLHLAVNRSLEAGTTASKASQNRDFYQATKVDNNVRMESGMTARQLLNFIVSKANNNGDDIVAHQEGKEPQTLRQLLQELNISPSTLTVDDLNVQVDTTLGVGSAQYTPGGRDVLCTLLLNTDNQMKGRYFAELTKLTFENFEHDRFTFTENRLPIYGASPNEWGLLSDWFDTHGMASVHNRWMVQIPRIYGYLRECGKVQSFTEYIENIFKPLWTVSLHPSKDPRLFHFLNHISGFDCVEDERRHDIPLNNATKPPHEWTTEEEPPYNYYMYHVWANIYSLNEFRRRRKFSTFTFRPSCGETGPVEHLIGGFLLANAINYGVTLADDTPLQYLFYLARIGVTVSPLSNNTKVLGYLDNPFPTFFRRGLNVSLGTDSPLMFHHTQEPLLEEYSIASKVWKLSPNDMCEIARNSVLLSGFDAAFKRERLGDLFFLSSSRSNDASHTHLSDIRVAYRFETYHAEIAFLEMISTLNFPKALLTLSEERALEADFLEAVKKKEKQLGCIIEVKTEEEDIKRLEQSRAALLRQVREAEDTVEELRRQNKQLTEKLAEERARDQHAQQMRRKGLKERVVGISDPEGRRQTSSSNADMSSDHQPSLEISVLEQVAKEETNGEDATAAGQSQHLGGAKVGLTALSPTALEDTSPRSAGFISSGNVADLDDNLDTAATTSALVGMLESMWKEKPAGASHSGGHTVTGGDASSTFPPINVDAVTLSERKPSGASGSTTKRGPPPPRRTSANSAFVFPKPSGEGGSHRASLQGFANVQQAAREQEAKETGSSHRSSERGV is encoded by the coding sequence ATGGAGCAGCAGGTCTCTAACCGGGGAAGTAACTCTGACCCCCCAGCGTCTTCTCAGTGCGAGGAAGAGACCAAACAACATGAAGTCTCGGAAACGACTTTTTGCGGAAGTGAGTTTGCAGAAGGCAGTGGTGGAACTTTGTTACAGACGGTGGCACCCGATGCCCCCAGTGTGAGGAGTTGTGGCAGCCATCAAGTCCCGAGCTCAAGTAAAGGTGCTCCCTTCGCCTCACGGGCGCAGGCGCTGATGTCAGGCGCTGCCAGCGTCGTGGCGCCACTTTCAGTTCACTCTGGTAGTCAACACACATCCCGAAAGGGAAACACCCACAACTTAGCGCGACTCGCGGTGAAGCACAATTTATATGCCGTACAACTGGATGGTGACTCCGGCGGCATTGAAATGCAAGCCGCTAGCCAATATCTCCTCCGGGCGGTAACCACACGAGAGAAGTACAAATCAGTGGATAAGGGACAGAAGGAGGGAACAGGGCGCTTGGTGCCTCCggttgttttctcctttgaaACTGGTGTCGCCCAGTTCACGGACCAAAAGACCGAAGTTTTACCATGGGAGCAGTTCTACGACGACGTGATAGAGTTGTGTGCCACGATGCAGCATCCAGATTGCCGCCGGGCGTGTTCGCAGCGTCTACAAGTGCTGGAAGAGAAGTATAACCTGTACAAAttgtgcagcagcaacgttGAGAACCCtgaccaccaccgccacgaTGTTGGTGTATTTTCCGATTGTACAAAAGTTGATAATAGCGTGTATCTGAGTTGCATGGTGAATTCGGAGTTGCTGCGTGAATACATCCAGGACAAGGTGGAGTATTGTGGATCGGATGAGGTGCGGTATTCGGCGGATAAAACTGAGGTGCACACACTGAGTACAACATGCGATCAGCTCGGATTTACGGAGGTTGAGCAGCTAACTATCGAGGGTCTGGGGTTGTCACCACCAAATGAAAAGCAACGTTACCATTACGATCCGCTTGATCTTGAACTGAACCGCACTGGACGCAACTGCGCGGAGCTATTGCAACTCTTCCTCACACACAATACTTTGAATAAGGGGAAATACTTTGCAGAAATTGTGAAACCCACACTGTCCGAGAATGAGCAACGAATGCGAAACCCACAGGCAACTGAATGTATAGTTGAACTATGTGGTACTTCTGCCGAAGATTGGGAGCAGCTGGCCGCGTGGGCACAGGAGCATAATCTGCTACGAATGTGGCATAACCGCTGGTTCGTTGCCTTACCCCGGAGACGGATACGAAGCGATTCAACAAAGGATGCACTTGAGAACCACCAGCAACACTTGGAAAATATTTTCCTACCACTGTTTACAGCAACACTCGCTCCCGAAGACCCGAAGAACGCTTCTATTGTGGCGCTGCTCCAGAACCTTGGTGGGTTTGTGATTGTGTCCGATGAAGAGGAGCGCAACTCCACTTTCGAGCGCAAGCTGAGGCGACCCGTTGAGGTGCCATGGAGTGAGAATGTTTGCGATCTCTACTTCGCTTACCATGTATGGGCAAATCTTTGTTCCCTCAACGCTTTGCGCCGTCGCAAGGGCCTCAATACTTTGCAGCTACGTGCCTTCGCCGGGAATCGTGACGGTCAAATAGATGTATTGGTTTATTCTTACCTACTGTGCGACAGCCTTGTTAACGGTGTTCTCCTAGAGCATAATCCTGTGCTGCAGTATCTTTATGGTGCCGGAAAGATCGGACTGGTCATGATGCCACTGTGTAACAATGGGATGGGGCTCCCGTATATGCAGAACCCctttcctgttttctttCGCCGCGGGTTGCTCGTGACACTGACGACCAACCAAcctttgttgtttcaccATTCTAAAGAACCTCTCATCGAGGAATACGGCACTGCGAGCAAACTGTTTCAGCTATCTGGCACTGATGCATGTGAGATAGCGTTAAACTCCGTGATTGTGTCGTCATTTCCCGCCGATGTTAAGGCACTGTGGTTGGGGGATTCATTCCTTCAGGAAGGCATTCAGGGGAACATGCTAGAGTTTAGCAAAGTTCCGACGTGCCGTCTTGTGTTGCGACAGGAACTGTGGCAAACGGAATTGAACATTATTCATCAGGCCGCGGTGCGAAATACGAGGGGAAAGCGAGGGGCGTTTCCTCTCCCGACACTGCTGTccacccctccccctctcATGGCTTCTGGGAGCCATGCTGGGGATTCGACCGAAGTTGAGCCAAGCGGCGTAACTTTACAACAAGCCGTTACAATGATGCAGTCAAGTCAAATGCCGTTCCTCGCTCGCGATCCACATACGGACTTTCCTCGCGTTGTCTTCTTAGGCCCCCTCGAACGTGATCCTTCTGATACGCTGGTTGTGACTCTGTTGCATCGTGCGTTACAGCTGCGCTCGCAGTATGTTCGGCAGCACAACATACGTGATGTAGATGGGAGAGTGCTGCGGTCGGACGATATTGAACATGCATTCCGCCGTGATGATACATTTGATGAGGACGAGTGGATGTTCAAAACCGTCGAAGGTGTTGTTGTGCCACACGAGGTTCATCAGATTCCCCGTCTCCCAAAAGATATGTTTCACTTTGACGACTTTCGTCAACATGTGCAGGAACTGCGCGCCATGCTAGAGAATGCGCACGTACGCAACTTCGCGACGCGGCGATTGAATTTGCTTGAGCGCAAGTTTATGTTACACCTTGCGGTTAACCGCAGTCTTGAAGCGGGGACAACGGCCAGCAAGGCTTCTCAGAATCGTGACTTCTATCAAGCAACAAAAGTGGACAATAATGTTCGTATGGAGTCCGGTATGACTGCTCGGCAGCTGCTGAACTTCATCGTTTCCAAGgctaataataatggtgatgACATTGTGGCCCaccaagagggaaaagaaccGCAAACGTTGCGGCAACTGCTACAGGAGTTAAATATTTCTCCGAGCACACTAACTGTAGATGACCTCAATGTGCAAGTCGACACAACACTTGGTGTTGGGAGCGCACAATATACACCTGGCGGCCGTGATGTCTTGTGTACACTACTGCTGAACACAGACAACCAAATGAAGGGACGCTACTTCGCTGAGTTGACAAAGCTAACCTTTGAGAACTTCGAGCATGACCGTTTCACCTTCACCGAAAACAGGCTACCGATTTATGGCGCGAGCCCCAATGAATGGGGGTTGCTCTCTGATTGGTTCGACACACATGGTATGGCATCAGTACACAACCGATGGATGGTGCAGATCCCGCGCATTTACGGTTATCTGCGCGAGTGTGGAAAGGTCCAAAGTTTTACTGAGTACATCGAAAACATATTCAAACCACTATGGACTGTTTCACTCCATCCAAGCAAAGATCCCCGCTTGTTCCACTTCCTTAACCACATCTCTGGCTTCGATTGCGTTGAAGACGAACGAAGACACGACATACCGCTCAACAATGCAACGAAACCGCCTCATGAGTGGACGACCGAGGAAGAGCCTCCATACAACTACTACATGTATCATGTGTGGGCAAATATTTACTCACTGAACGAGTTTCGTCGACGCCGGAAGTTCTCGACGTTTACATTTCGACCAAGCTGTGGAGAAACAGGCCCTGTGGAACACCTCATCGGTGGGTTTTTACTTGCCAACGCTATTAATTATGGCGTTACTCTCGCTGATGATACCCCACTGCAGTATCTTTTTTACCTCGCCCGCATTGGGGTAACGGTAAGCCCGCTGAGCAACAACACGAAGGTGCTCGGGTACCTGGACAACCCGTTTCCGACGTTCTTTCGTCGCGGTCTTAATGTTTCCCTCGGCACGGACAGCCCACTTATGTTTCATCACACCCAGGAGCCACTACTAGAGGAGTACTCCATTGCCTCAAAGGTGTGGAAGCTTTCGCCCAATGATATGTGTGAGATTGCCCGCAACAGTGTGCTTCTTTCAGGTTTTGATGCTGCCTTTAAACGTGAGCGACTAGGGgatctgttttttctttcaagtAGCAGAAGCAACGACgcgtcacacacacacctatcCGACATCCGTGTCGCGTACCGTTTCGAGACCTACCACGCAGAGATTGCTTTTCTGGAGATGATCTCCACCCTTAATTTCCCAAAGGCACTTCTTACTCTGAGTGAAGAGAGGGCACTGGAAGCTGATTTTCTTGAGgcggtaaagaaaaaggaaaagcagctTGGGTGTATCATAGAAGTTAAGACTGAGGAGGAGGACATTAAAAGGTTAGAGCAAAGTCGTGCCGCTCTACTGCGACAGGTTCGAGAGGCTGAAGATACTGTTGAGGAGTTACGCCGGCAGAACAAACAGCTAACGGAGAAGCTTGCTGAAGAGCGGGCGAGGGACCAACACGCACAGCAGATGCGTCGCAAGGGACTTAAGGAGCGTGTTGTGGGTATTTCAGATCCGGAGGGGAGACGGCAGACATCGTCGTCAAACGCCGATATGTCGAGTGATCACCAGCCCTCCCTCGAAATTTCTGTTTTGGAACAAGTGGCGAAGGAAGAAACCAACGGTGAAGATGCCACAGCTGCTGGACAAAGTCAGCATCTAGGGGGTGCGAAAGTGGGGCTGACCGCTTTGTCGCCCACTGCTTTGGAGGACACCTCACCGAGGAGTGCTGGCTTCATCTCTAGTGGGAATGTAGCTGATTTAGACGACAATTTG
- a CDS encoding hypothetical protein, conserved (contains mitochrondrial ribosomal protein RPS47 domain): MQRNLTKLSAAAFYEFVDNNFLNNKRPPVPGGSWTVEVLRNKSLADLQHIWFLLLKERNMLKSMKEHYLRHQEELGAMPAPSRLKMIDESMRNIKRVVKERDEEATARAVEIFKERLKRGIYRYPPGPPPPPGAHDKTSVVKVELSCYVEEERLRELFGRYDVFEPHKGIVRVELKLPDEVLKQKEEAEQLWTQYMAECSDVKAYHQWSTAAPSAYDYTEVELAPGIFANDAISDKGAKHSGDTETHEGVIVAARVPVPPPKEKQPPPKNPLERLKAERRSYLARTTIQLGYFPNVTLPPPRYETVEAVPRPVHPDEIEGPWEAYITYDREDGLSYAQSLGITTIGVATVLGLTEHVREPQPYAVVDPVYCEALRRERAREETLMKWPHVPEWKYEYSTYTRKHLADIVQYNYTNVVDYVDREVLLTGKSVWECPIHIDHTCGGSKTVPPHAKKPVRYMDAGIANVGVTDI; encoded by the coding sequence ATGCAGCGTAATTTAACGAAATTGAGCGCAGCAGCATTCTATGAGTTCGTTGACAATAATTTCCTCAACAACAAACGACCCCCCGTTCCCGGCGGGTCATGGACGGTTGAGGTGCTACGTAATAAAAGTCTCGCCGATTTGCAGCACATATGGTTCCTGCTTTTGAAGGAGCGAAACATGTTAAAGTCCATGAAGGAACACTATTTGCGGCACCAAGAAGAACTGGGTGCAATGCCTGCCCCCTCGAGGCTGAAAATGATCGATGAATCGATGCGCAACATTAAGCGTGTCGTGAAGGAGCGTGATGAGGAAGCAACGGCCCGAGCAGTGGAGATATTTAAGGAAAGGCTGAAACGTGGCATTTATCGTTATCCACCgggtcctcctcctccccctggGGCGCATGACAAAACAAGTGTGGTGAAGGTGGAACTGAGTTGCTATGTTGAGGAGGAGCGCCTGCGTGAACTTTTCGGTCGTTATGATGTTTTTGAACCACATAAAGGTATCGTGCGAGTCGAGCTGAAGCTTCCGGATGAGGTGTTGAAACAGAAGGAGGAAGCGGAGCAACTTTGGACGCAGTACATGGCGGAATGTAGTGATGTGAAGGCATACCATCAGTGGTCAACGGCAGCACCCAGCGCGTACGACTATACTGAAGTGGAACTGGCCCCGGGGATATTTGCCAACGATGCCATTTCAGATAAAGGTGCTAAACACAGTGGTGACACTGAAACTCATGAGGGGGTAATTGTCGCAGCACGCGTGCCCGTTCCACCCCCCAAGGAAAAACAGCCTCCACCAAAGAACCCACTCGAGCGGCTTAAAGCTGAACGGCGGTCATACCTCGCACGCACTACCATCCAACTTGGTTATTTCCCAAATGTGACGCTACCCCCGCCGCGGTATGAGACTGTTGAGGCTGTGCCGCGTCCGGTACACCCAGATGAGATCGAGGGACCGTGGGAGGCATACATAACCTACGACCGGGAGGATGGCTTATCGTACGCGCAGTCATTGGGCATAACTACTATCGGTGTAGCCACTGTGCTTGGCTTGACGGAGCACGTGCGCGAGCCTCAGCCGTACGCTGTGGTGGATCCCGTGTACTGCGAGGCGCTACGGCGTGAAAGGGCCCGTGAGGAGACACTCATGAAATGGCCACACGTCCCTGAATGGAAGTATGAGTATAGCACCTATACTCGGAAACATTTGGCTGATATTGTGCAGTACAACTACACGAATGTTGTTGACTATGTGGACCGTGAGGTTCTTCTCACTGGAAAGTCGGTCTGGGAATGCCCCATTCACATTGATCATACATGCGGTGGAAGCAAGACAGTGCCACCTCACGCCAAAAAACCGGTTCGGTACATGGATGCGGGCATTGCAAACGTGGGCGTTACTGACATTTAG